One Azotosporobacter soli genomic region harbors:
- a CDS encoding sigma-54 interaction domain-containing protein, producing MRSIAVVTNKKNSPLGAFLKSNLESVFAGYIEINVYAFAELHSDDILEDDLVLVMLNDKALEIKKHISAAQPIVVVQRTTRESEVFKLLAIPTESKVLVVNDCLETTFEMVALLYKLGVNHVKFVPYEEEKEYKDINFAVTPGAAHRVPDAIEHVIDMGHRYIDVATFIEIINKLAITEEEVSRRLLQYCDSIVVLDGGIKKQYKEIVAKNTELSTVINLSQEGVLLLNAAGDVSLYNNSLARMLDIEEANGCVKNGATMPSVIMNAIRQLEMKDEIIEYKGKTLVVNRKKLECFGETTGNYYNFQEVTYIKQLEQNLTRKLRDKGLVARYSFADIQTNSAKMKTCIELARKIAQSEMTILITGESGTGKELLAQSIHNASARAKQPFVAFNCAAVPESLLESELFGYERGSFTGGLKEGKLGLFEQANNGTVFLDEIGDMSYEMQAKLLRVLQERQVMRIGSQSVVNINIRVIAATNSDIRKKIRLEQFREDLYYRLNVLPLVIPPLRERREDIIYLLEYFLHDKYGKKLSVDVNARELLMKYRWPGNIRELDNVASYLSFMAESMVKGDDLPYYILQSEENYEQELQVLTAKGLWDKGRDVLQVIADFGALDMGAGRKSIDEALKNRGIRLTEGEIRRELALLGELELIKTSIGRRGSEITFKGKSFLNWVGNRVK from the coding sequence ATGAGAAGCATTGCTGTGGTAACTAATAAAAAAAATTCGCCGTTAGGCGCGTTTTTAAAAAGCAATCTTGAAAGCGTGTTTGCGGGGTATATCGAGATCAATGTCTATGCTTTTGCCGAATTGCATTCGGATGACATTCTTGAGGATGATCTTGTCCTAGTGATGCTGAATGATAAGGCGCTGGAAATAAAAAAACATATTTCCGCTGCGCAGCCTATTGTCGTCGTACAAAGAACGACGCGTGAGAGTGAAGTTTTTAAATTGCTCGCTATTCCGACGGAGAGCAAAGTATTGGTCGTTAACGATTGTCTGGAAACCACGTTCGAAATGGTAGCGTTGTTATATAAGTTAGGCGTAAATCATGTGAAATTCGTTCCTTACGAAGAGGAGAAGGAATACAAAGATATTAACTTTGCCGTAACGCCCGGCGCTGCGCACCGTGTTCCGGATGCTATTGAACACGTTATTGATATGGGGCACCGTTATATTGATGTTGCGACATTCATTGAAATCATCAATAAGCTGGCGATTACGGAAGAAGAAGTTAGTCGACGGTTGCTGCAATACTGCGACAGCATTGTTGTTTTGGACGGCGGAATAAAGAAACAATATAAAGAGATCGTTGCCAAGAATACGGAACTTAGTACGGTTATTAATTTGTCGCAGGAAGGCGTTTTGCTGCTTAACGCTGCGGGAGACGTCAGCCTCTACAATAACAGCCTGGCTCGCATGCTCGATATAGAGGAAGCGAACGGTTGCGTGAAAAACGGAGCGACGATGCCGTCTGTGATTATGAATGCGATCAGACAACTGGAAATGAAAGATGAAATCATAGAATATAAAGGGAAAACGTTGGTGGTTAATCGGAAAAAATTGGAGTGCTTTGGCGAAACAACCGGCAACTATTATAATTTTCAAGAGGTAACGTACATAAAACAACTCGAACAAAATTTGACAAGAAAACTGCGCGATAAAGGGCTGGTTGCCCGCTATAGTTTTGCGGATATTCAAACGAATTCAGCGAAAATGAAAACTTGCATTGAACTTGCCCGCAAGATTGCGCAGTCGGAAATGACAATTTTGATTACCGGAGAAAGCGGTACCGGAAAAGAGCTTTTGGCGCAATCGATTCACAATGCGTCAGCGCGTGCCAAGCAGCCGTTCGTTGCTTTCAACTGCGCAGCGGTACCGGAAAGCTTGTTGGAGAGCGAACTGTTTGGTTATGAAAGAGGCAGTTTTACCGGCGGTTTAAAAGAAGGCAAGCTAGGCTTATTTGAACAGGCTAACAATGGTACCGTGTTTCTGGATGAAATTGGCGACATGTCGTATGAGATGCAGGCGAAATTGCTCAGGGTATTGCAGGAACGTCAGGTCATGCGCATCGGTTCACAGAGCGTCGTCAATATTAACATACGGGTGATTGCAGCAACGAACAGTGATATTCGTAAAAAAATACGCTTGGAGCAGTTTCGCGAAGATCTGTATTATCGCTTGAATGTATTGCCTTTGGTGATTCCGCCGCTACGCGAACGCCGGGAAGATATTATCTATCTGCTGGAATATTTTCTGCACGATAAATACGGAAAAAAACTGTCGGTGGATGTAAACGCGCGCGAGCTTTTAATGAAATACCGCTGGCCGGGCAATATCAGGGAACTGGATAATGTCGCGTCCTATCTTTCCTTCATGGCGGAAAGCATGGTTAAGGGAGACGATCTGCCGTACTATATTCTTCAGTCCGAGGAAAACTACGAGCAGGAATTACAGGTTTTAACCGCTAAAGGCCTTTGGGATAAAGGGCGGGACGTATTGCAGGTCATCGCGGACTTTGGCGCGCTGGATATGGGGGCCGGAAGAAAAAGCATTGATGAAGCTTTGAAGAACAGGGGCATACGTTTGACGGAAGGTGAAATCCGGCGGGAGCTTGCATTGTTAGGTGAACTGGAACTGATCAAGACCAGCATTGGACGGCGCGGCAGCGAAATTACGTTTAAAGGAAAGTCTTTTTTAAACTGGGTGGGAAATAGGGTGAAATAG
- a CDS encoding site-2 protease family protein: MTINNEKQEEKQAAELLPLEGNERQEGVEEALDAAEPEEEPKKKSSKWKWLGAGALAVIFKFSKVVALLKWAFVFLKLGKFFTTGFSMLVMIAAYAFMFGWWYAVGIVVLLFVHELGHLIASRRLGLETGLPVFIPFVGAFIKMKQEPQDAKTEAIVGIGGPVLGLVGAFLCYGIGLLLQSPLLYAVAYFGFFITVFNMIPAHPLDGGRIVTAVSPYMWLVGIPVIAGLSLWYFNPIAILISLLAIQKAWKTWKDRNNPYYATDAAFRFKMGLAYFLVLGLSAYYSFAVHELLGVR; this comes from the coding sequence GTGACCATTAATAATGAAAAACAAGAAGAAAAGCAGGCGGCAGAGCTTCTTCCGCTCGAAGGAAACGAACGTCAGGAAGGCGTAGAGGAAGCTTTAGACGCAGCGGAGCCGGAAGAAGAGCCGAAGAAAAAGAGCTCGAAGTGGAAATGGCTTGGCGCAGGCGCGTTGGCCGTTATTTTTAAATTCAGCAAGGTCGTGGCGCTTTTGAAATGGGCGTTTGTCTTTTTGAAGCTGGGCAAGTTTTTTACGACCGGCTTTTCGATGCTTGTCATGATTGCCGCGTATGCGTTCATGTTCGGCTGGTGGTATGCGGTCGGCATTGTTGTGCTGCTCTTCGTGCATGAGCTCGGGCACTTGATCGCGTCGCGGCGGCTGGGCCTTGAAACGGGCTTGCCGGTATTTATACCGTTTGTCGGCGCTTTCATCAAGATGAAACAGGAACCGCAGGATGCGAAAACGGAAGCGATCGTGGGCATTGGCGGGCCGGTACTCGGCTTAGTTGGCGCGTTTCTTTGCTATGGCATCGGTCTGCTCTTGCAGTCGCCGCTTCTTTATGCGGTCGCCTATTTTGGCTTTTTTATCACGGTCTTCAATATGATCCCGGCGCATCCGCTCGACGGCGGACGCATCGTGACCGCGGTTTCGCCGTATATGTGGCTGGTCGGAATCCCTGTGATAGCAGGCTTGTCGCTGTGGTATTTCAATCCGATTGCGATTTTGATTTCGCTCTTGGCGATACAAAAGGCGTGGAAAACGTGGAAAGACAGAAACAATCCCTATTATGCAACCGATGCTGCCTTTCGTTTCAAAATGGGATTGGCTTATTTTCTCGTCTTGGGATTATCGGCCTATTATTCTTTTGCGGTTCATGAATTGCTTGGCGTAAGGTAA
- a CDS encoding bile acid:sodium symporter encodes MFVVVLTALVTGYILKVPDSGIVRFLLVALFAYMTFVTSLGTSLKSFFKVLAKPWIPLWALLLIHLVTPLTAWLLGSLFYADSPQIQLGLLVGAAIPVGVTSIIWTAIAKGNIQITLVAVTLDTLIVPVLLPAYYQIVVGQSVAIHYISLVVQLLLMVTIPSILGMLLYDWSDGKTAKFSRGAGGFSSKLALFTIMVLNASLVAPDFNWSLETIKLMGVVLAMVIAGYVLGYIGSLCITKCPQDVKMAMIYSVGMRNISCGLVIAVTYFPPAVAVPIILGMIFQQPSAAVIPNIFKYLAERKNRGKRVQPLSENIS; translated from the coding sequence ATGTTCGTAGTGGTATTAACGGCACTTGTGACCGGATATATTTTAAAGGTGCCGGATAGCGGCATCGTCCGCTTTCTGCTTGTTGCCTTGTTTGCTTATATGACGTTCGTTACCTCGCTTGGTACCAGTCTGAAGAGCTTTTTCAAGGTGCTGGCAAAACCGTGGATTCCGCTTTGGGCCTTGCTGCTAATTCATCTGGTTACGCCATTGACCGCTTGGCTTTTAGGCAGTTTGTTCTATGCGGACTCGCCGCAAATACAGCTGGGCCTCTTGGTGGGAGCGGCGATTCCGGTTGGCGTTACGTCGATCATCTGGACAGCCATCGCCAAGGGAAACATACAAATCACGCTCGTGGCGGTTACGCTGGATACTCTGATTGTCCCGGTGCTGTTGCCCGCTTATTATCAGATCGTGGTGGGACAGTCGGTGGCGATCCATTATATTTCACTTGTTGTACAGCTGCTTTTGATGGTGACCATTCCCAGCATCCTAGGGATGCTGCTTTATGACTGGAGCGACGGTAAAACCGCCAAGTTTTCCCGTGGCGCGGGCGGTTTCAGTTCGAAGCTGGCCTTGTTTACGATCATGGTGTTAAATGCCTCGTTGGTCGCGCCGGATTTTAACTGGTCATTGGAAACCATAAAATTAATGGGCGTAGTGTTGGCGATGGTGATAGCGGGCTATGTTCTTGGCTATATCGGTTCCTTATGCATAACCAAATGCCCGCAGGATGTGAAAATGGCGATGATTTATAGCGTCGGCATGCGCAATATCAGCTGCGGACTTGTCATTGCGGTCACGTATTTTCCGCCGGCGGTAGCGGTGCCGATTATTTTGGGGATGATCTTCCAGCAGCCAAGCGCCGCGGTGATTCCGAATATCTTCAAATATCTTGCTGAAAGAAAGAATAGAGGCAAACGAGTGCAGCCGCTTAGCGAGAACATCAGTTAA
- a CDS encoding PilZ domain-containing protein: protein MSNVGLRIFPNISRPHQALIEGFSGIPVANIADNMNRTSCMDAKIRPINDVPLLGPAFTVKVRPGDNLMLHRALDLAKAGDILVVDAQGDLSNAIMGELMALWAKQRGIGGLIIDGAIRDLGALKKMALPIYAAGVTPAGPYKDGPGEINVAVACGGVVVQPGDIIVGDEDGIVVINPRDAEELLEKSRSKSRAESQVMQEIANLSWDRTWVERDLANRGAVVEKEKRNFPRVAINEPVEILLKEAEQPIEATAINISALGILLQSEAELELNSLFRLHLPKQLGEMHVEARVIWRQKHYFGCDFVDLSAELRGTLEDVVSAYLWLELAQ from the coding sequence ATGTCAAATGTAGGTTTGCGTATTTTTCCAAACATTAGTCGGCCGCACCAAGCTCTGATCGAAGGCTTTTCAGGAATCCCGGTAGCGAATATAGCCGATAATATGAACCGGACGTCTTGTATGGATGCCAAAATTCGCCCGATCAATGATGTGCCGCTGCTAGGCCCGGCTTTCACGGTCAAGGTGCGTCCGGGCGATAATCTGATGTTGCATCGAGCGCTTGATCTTGCCAAAGCGGGCGATATTCTGGTCGTGGATGCCCAGGGCGACCTCTCGAATGCCATTATGGGAGAACTCATGGCGTTGTGGGCGAAGCAAAGAGGGATCGGCGGTCTGATCATTGACGGCGCGATCCGTGATCTCGGCGCGCTGAAAAAAATGGCCTTGCCGATCTATGCCGCAGGGGTGACTCCGGCCGGTCCTTATAAGGACGGTCCGGGTGAGATCAATGTTGCCGTTGCCTGCGGCGGCGTGGTGGTTCAGCCAGGAGATATCATCGTTGGCGACGAAGATGGTATTGTCGTCATTAATCCGCGCGATGCAGAAGAATTACTGGAAAAGTCGCGCAGTAAATCGCGTGCGGAAAGCCAGGTCATGCAGGAGATCGCCAATCTGTCCTGGGATCGCACTTGGGTGGAACGCGATCTGGCAAACCGGGGTGCGGTAGTTGAAAAGGAAAAGCGGAATTTCCCCCGCGTTGCGATCAACGAGCCTGTGGAAATTTTGCTAAAAGAAGCAGAACAGCCAATCGAAGCTACGGCGATTAATATCAGTGCGCTGGGAATACTGCTGCAATCAGAAGCGGAGTTGGAGCTTAATTCGCTCTTTCGCTTGCATCTGCCGAAGCAGTTAGGCGAGATGCATGTCGAGGCAAGAGTGATTTGGCGGCAGAAGCATTACTTCGGTTGCGACTTCGTGGATTTGTCGGCGGAGTTACGCGGGACGTTGGAGGATGTGGTTTCTGCTTATTTGTGGCTCGAATTGGCGCAGTGA
- a CDS encoding methyl-accepting chemotaxis protein produces the protein MSIKAKTVTLLLLSLLITGLIVSGSGLYVLYGKTLANTQANMKGQATQAADGVGELFSSFSRSGKFYAEDADLKSGDFSRIQAKMNTYFAATWGVDRLVFINSQGVRFAAAPYDAKGIGGSVADRDFFKDTMKEQKMQVSEVLLNRVTGMPSVVVTQPVKTEDGKMAGFVAQSISLETLQNFLAQVKVGENGTASIVAQDGTLLAHTKQEVIKEQKKVPDDVLRSLLDNAGKGISYLDFEGRDSLALAIPVKNTKWLVLVSIPMKDIKSEFYASLISMFLALLTALVIVGVVAWFFLIRLLKPIEEIAAQVAKIGEGDLSVNIASTAQDEIGRLARSLSGAIGNFRDIISKVQEASETVNASSEELTASTEQLSQAADQVVTAIADVAKGTSEQVEAVDSTMQIVEQMSAGLQQIAANTSHASAAAEKTSNTALEGGEIVRKVTSQMASIEMSVTHSANVVAKLGERSKEIGQIIDTIAGIAGQTNLLALNAAIEAARAGEQGRGFAVVAEEVRKLAEQSQNAAKEITALIGDIQQDTNRAVTAMGEGTSEVKKGSEVAQAAGRSFNEIAALITEVSDQIRDISAAIEQMASGSQQIVSSVKEITAISKNVTGQAQLVSSATEEQTASIQEIASSSNGLSQMAGHLHDIVSKFKI, from the coding sequence ATGTCGATTAAAGCAAAGACAGTTACGTTGTTGTTACTTTCCCTTCTCATAACCGGGCTCATCGTCAGCGGATCCGGCTTGTACGTACTCTATGGAAAAACGCTGGCCAATACGCAGGCGAATATGAAAGGGCAGGCTACGCAGGCGGCAGATGGGGTCGGCGAATTGTTCTCCTCTTTTTCAAGAAGCGGAAAATTCTATGCGGAAGATGCGGATCTTAAGTCGGGTGATTTTTCCCGCATCCAAGCGAAGATGAATACATATTTTGCCGCGACATGGGGCGTCGACCGTTTGGTCTTTATCAATTCACAGGGCGTGCGCTTTGCAGCAGCGCCGTATGATGCAAAAGGCATAGGCGGCAGTGTGGCTGACCGGGATTTCTTCAAAGACACAATGAAGGAACAGAAGATGCAGGTCAGTGAGGTGCTGCTGAACCGGGTAACCGGAATGCCGTCGGTGGTTGTCACGCAGCCCGTCAAGACGGAGGACGGGAAAATGGCAGGCTTTGTTGCGCAGTCGATCTCGCTTGAAACGTTGCAAAACTTCCTGGCGCAGGTAAAAGTCGGCGAAAATGGAACGGCGTCCATCGTTGCGCAAGACGGAACGTTATTAGCGCATACGAAGCAGGAAGTGATCAAAGAGCAGAAGAAGGTGCCCGACGATGTGCTGCGCTCCTTGCTGGACAATGCGGGAAAAGGAATTTCTTATCTGGACTTTGAGGGAAGGGATTCGCTGGCGTTGGCGATACCGGTCAAGAATACAAAGTGGCTGGTTCTGGTCAGCATACCGATGAAGGACATCAAAAGTGAATTCTATGCGAGTCTGATCAGTATGTTCCTTGCGCTCTTGACGGCGCTCGTCATTGTCGGAGTCGTGGCCTGGTTCTTCCTTATCCGCCTGCTAAAGCCGATCGAGGAAATTGCCGCGCAAGTCGCAAAGATTGGCGAAGGCGATTTGTCGGTAAACATTGCCTCGACGGCGCAGGATGAAATAGGAAGGCTGGCGCGATCCCTGTCCGGCGCGATCGGGAACTTCAGGGACATCATCAGCAAGGTGCAGGAGGCGAGCGAGACCGTAAACGCATCGTCCGAAGAACTTACGGCAAGTACGGAGCAATTGTCGCAGGCTGCCGATCAAGTGGTGACGGCAATCGCCGATGTGGCGAAAGGAACGTCAGAGCAAGTCGAGGCAGTAGACAGTACGATGCAGATCGTGGAACAAATGTCGGCGGGACTGCAGCAAATTGCCGCCAATACTTCTCATGCTTCCGCAGCGGCGGAGAAAACGTCCAATACCGCACTAGAAGGCGGAGAGATTGTCCGAAAAGTTACAAGCCAGATGGCGAGCATTGAGATGTCGGTGACGCATTCAGCCAATGTAGTGGCTAAGCTTGGTGAGCGTTCGAAAGAGATCGGACAGATCATTGATACGATCGCGGGCATAGCCGGACAAACCAATCTGCTAGCGCTGAACGCTGCGATTGAAGCAGCCCGCGCCGGAGAACAGGGACGCGGTTTTGCGGTGGTAGCGGAAGAGGTTCGAAAACTTGCGGAGCAGTCGCAAAATGCTGCGAAAGAGATTACGGCTTTAATTGGCGATATTCAGCAGGATACGAATCGGGCGGTAACGGCAATGGGCGAAGGTACGAGTGAAGTGAAGAAAGGCAGCGAAGTTGCGCAGGCGGCGGGCCGGTCGTTTAACGAGATTGCCGCGCTGATCACAGAGGTATCCGATCAAATTCGCGATATTTCCGCGGCCATTGAACAGATGGCCAGCGGCAGCCAGCAAATCGTCTCTTCGGTAAAGGAAATTACGGCAATCAGCAAAAATGTCACCGGGCAAGCGCAGCTGGTATCCTCCGCTACCGAAGAACAAACGGCATCGATCCAGGAAATCGCTTCTTCCAGTAACGGACTTTCTCAAATGGCAGGACATTTGCATGATATCGTGTCCAAGTTCAAGATTTAA
- a CDS encoding phosphatase PAP2 family protein, producing the protein MNDLISYGLDVTLFIQQFRTPLLDIFFKTATLLGEEGFYLLALPLIFWCLDFRLGIRLTCLVLISHYFNITIKDWVQEPRPFYFLPEVKLVHADGYSFPSNHAQTGLVFWLALAHLTQKRYLWFSGVFLVLLIGFSRIYLGVHFIGDVLAGWLLGALLLFAFAKLEPFILSRLATFSFPLRFFLAITVPLLLLAVHPGKESISVAAAFSGLWLGLLVQQRCLPASCTLPESNYRQLFLRILIGTLVLLALWLGLTSAFPKEGADYYFFFRYIRYFLATLWITLGAPWLFYRIVSR; encoded by the coding sequence ATGAATGATCTGATCTCCTATGGTCTCGACGTCACCTTATTTATCCAGCAGTTTCGCACTCCGTTGCTGGATATTTTTTTTAAAACAGCTACCCTGCTAGGCGAAGAGGGTTTTTATCTGTTGGCGCTGCCTCTCATCTTCTGGTGTCTCGATTTTCGCCTCGGCATACGACTGACTTGCCTGGTACTGATCTCGCATTATTTTAACATTACCATCAAAGACTGGGTGCAGGAACCGCGGCCGTTTTATTTTCTTCCGGAGGTAAAGCTTGTTCATGCCGACGGCTACAGCTTTCCCAGCAACCATGCACAGACCGGGCTGGTATTTTGGCTCGCGCTGGCCCATCTGACGCAAAAGCGCTATCTATGGTTTTCCGGCGTGTTTCTGGTTTTGCTTATCGGCTTTTCGCGCATCTATCTGGGCGTGCATTTCATCGGCGACGTATTGGCCGGCTGGCTGCTCGGCGCGCTGCTCCTATTCGCCTTTGCCAAACTGGAACCGTTTATCCTTTCCCGTTTAGCAACCTTTTCCTTTCCACTGCGTTTCTTTCTCGCCATAACCGTCCCGCTGCTTTTATTGGCCGTCCATCCCGGCAAGGAAAGCATCTCGGTTGCGGCTGCGTTCTCCGGACTGTGGCTCGGTTTGCTCGTGCAACAGCGCTGCCTTCCTGCAAGTTGCACGCTGCCTGAAAGTAATTACCGACAACTGTTCCTGCGAATACTTATTGGCACACTTGTTCTTTTAGCGCTTTGGCTCGGCCTTACGAGCGCATTTCCTAAAGAAGGCGCGGATTATTATTTTTTCTTCCGCTATATCCGCTATTTTCTGGCTACTCTTTGGATTACGCTCGGTGCACCCTGGCTTTTTTACCGTATTGTATCGCGCTAA
- a CDS encoding deoxyribodipyrimidine photo-lyase produces the protein MHPLRMHHYKASPNGAGPVVYWMSRDQRALDNWALLAAQELALVSGTPLYVVFCLDASFADAPLRHFDFMLRGLEETAATLLAHNIPFYLLKGDPSDLLPHWLREHKAAHLIFDFDPLSLKRRWQAEVMQRSDIACSIVDAHNIVPCWQASDKREYAARTLRPKLMRQLAQFLEPYPPLRIQPDPYPADCPPFSAADTLTRLRPQLDASVAPVDWLTPGTSAALRVMDYFLQQVLAQYDKARNDPTQDGQSNLSPYLHFGQLSAQTVVKRLLAAPQLDAAHETALEQFFIRRELSDNFCFYTPDYASCSAFPAWAQASHARESRTPRPYLYTAAQFEAGATHDEYWNAAQQELVSSGKMHGYLRMYWAKKILEWSDSAETALAIAIHLNDRYSLDGRDPNGYAGIAWSIGGVHDRPWFKQPVFGSIRSMSTRGLAKKFALAQYRSTFAPQKAAWPPE, from the coding sequence ATGCATCCACTGCGTATGCACCACTACAAAGCAAGTCCAAACGGAGCCGGTCCCGTCGTTTATTGGATGAGCCGCGACCAACGCGCGCTTGACAACTGGGCGCTGCTGGCAGCGCAGGAACTGGCGCTCGTAAGCGGCACCCCTCTCTATGTCGTCTTCTGCCTCGACGCCTCGTTTGCCGACGCGCCCTTACGTCACTTCGACTTCATGCTGCGCGGCCTGGAAGAAACAGCCGCAACGCTTCTTGCTCACAATATTCCTTTTTATCTACTGAAAGGAGATCCTAGCGATTTATTGCCGCACTGGCTGCGCGAGCACAAGGCTGCCCATCTGATTTTCGATTTTGATCCGTTGTCGCTCAAACGCCGCTGGCAAGCCGAGGTCATGCAGCGCAGCGACATCGCTTGCAGCATCGTCGACGCACACAACATCGTGCCCTGCTGGCAGGCCTCCGATAAACGCGAATATGCCGCACGTACGCTGCGACCCAAACTGATGCGCCAACTGGCCCAATTTCTTGAACCCTATCCTCCGCTGCGCATTCAGCCCGATCCCTATCCTGCGGACTGCCCGCCGTTCTCGGCCGCCGACACATTGACACGCTTAAGGCCGCAACTTGACGCCTCCGTCGCTCCGGTCGATTGGCTGACGCCGGGTACGAGCGCCGCGCTGCGCGTCATGGATTATTTTCTGCAGCAAGTGCTGGCGCAATATGACAAAGCACGCAACGATCCGACCCAAGACGGCCAATCCAACCTGTCGCCTTATTTGCACTTCGGCCAGCTTTCGGCGCAAACGGTCGTCAAACGTCTGCTCGCCGCGCCGCAGCTCGACGCCGCACATGAAACCGCACTGGAACAATTCTTCATCCGGCGCGAGCTATCGGACAACTTTTGCTTTTACACGCCGGATTATGCGTCCTGCAGCGCCTTTCCCGCCTGGGCGCAAGCGTCGCACGCCAGAGAAAGTCGTACGCCGCGCCCCTATCTTTATACGGCCGCGCAGTTCGAAGCGGGCGCAACGCACGACGAATACTGGAACGCCGCGCAACAAGAACTCGTCTCGAGCGGCAAGATGCACGGTTATCTGCGCATGTACTGGGCGAAAAAAATCCTCGAATGGAGCGATTCCGCCGAAACGGCGCTCGCGATTGCCATTCATCTGAATGACCGCTATTCGCTCGACGGCCGCGATCCAAACGGCTATGCCGGCATCGCCTGGAGCATCGGCGGCGTACATGACCGCCCCTGGTTCAAGCAGCCGGTCTTCGGCTCGATCCGCTCCATGAGCACGCGCGGCCTGGCAAAGAAATTTGCGCTCGCGCAATACCGCTCCACCTTTGCACCGCAAAAAGCAGCATGGCCGCCGGAATAA
- a CDS encoding lipase family protein, protein MMHKLALLALLLLLTLPNQAFANPAEEYKESLHTYLAAASCMAAYQGRNGNVMFTALEQEGWMLQAYQKSNVAVDAKFFLMRTTGKDGLPDYLLAVAGTESAKDIGADLRWGKIPYGGRTRDEFDAYSQRIDLPQESPKVHKGFHQYVQSMLALNDEAQKDKRSLIERLRSEPNAKLLIVGHSLGGAAAMLLGARIVDMGFPVEKLKIITFGAPPVGNAAFAKTENGKLQVVRYINRGDPIPYSLVKIVGGYQHFGTEAEWAVPRSITEHPHSIAAYLDYALKNYYDKRQALEKATKQEVSLQGVYTPYLKAKGFVAPLQKELPAELESEFYYMNRIVQDQYWRMFAEHRRSDENASFSDLVQQAKLQKCDVLLLPKVTAKRVRTEERQYYLTLQLTVYRVADENLIGDFAYGSNTKEFTPVEALLHNARSMAQDSANWLHTPIQGK, encoded by the coding sequence ATGATGCACAAACTAGCGCTTTTAGCACTGCTTTTATTGCTAACGTTACCCAATCAGGCTTTTGCCAATCCAGCGGAAGAATACAAAGAATCATTACATACCTATTTAGCTGCGGCATCTTGCATGGCGGCTTACCAGGGACGTAACGGAAATGTGATGTTTACGGCGCTTGAACAAGAGGGATGGATGTTGCAGGCATACCAAAAAAGTAATGTTGCAGTTGATGCAAAGTTTTTTCTGATGCGAACGACAGGGAAAGATGGTTTGCCGGATTATTTGTTGGCGGTAGCCGGAACCGAAAGTGCAAAAGACATTGGGGCCGATTTACGGTGGGGGAAAATTCCCTATGGTGGTAGGACGAGAGACGAGTTTGATGCGTACAGCCAACGAATCGATTTGCCTCAAGAGTCTCCAAAGGTGCACAAAGGCTTTCATCAATATGTGCAATCAATGTTAGCGCTTAATGATGAAGCGCAGAAGGATAAGCGAAGTCTCATTGAGCGTCTGCGTAGTGAACCGAATGCAAAATTATTGATCGTCGGTCATAGTTTGGGCGGCGCGGCGGCGATGCTGCTCGGCGCGCGTATTGTAGATATGGGATTTCCAGTGGAAAAATTGAAGATTATTACGTTCGGAGCACCGCCAGTCGGCAACGCTGCGTTTGCCAAAACAGAAAACGGAAAATTGCAAGTGGTACGTTATATTAATCGAGGTGATCCGATTCCTTATTCGCTAGTCAAGATCGTCGGCGGCTATCAGCATTTTGGCACGGAAGCGGAGTGGGCTGTACCACGAAGCATCACAGAACATCCTCATTCGATTGCGGCCTATTTAGATTATGCATTGAAAAACTATTATGACAAGCGGCAAGCGCTTGAGAAAGCGACGAAACAAGAGGTTAGTCTACAAGGTGTATATACTCCTTACTTGAAAGCAAAAGGTTTCGTTGCGCCTTTGCAAAAAGAACTCCCAGCGGAGCTGGAAAGTGAATTTTATTACATGAACCGCATTGTGCAAGATCAATATTGGAGGATGTTTGCAGAGCACAGACGTTCTGATGAAAATGCGTCGTTCAGTGATCTTGTGCAACAAGCGAAGCTGCAGAAATGTGATGTTTTGTTGTTGCCGAAAGTAACGGCAAAACGAGTGAGGACGGAAGAAAGGCAGTATTATTTGACGTTGCAGTTGACTGTGTATCGTGTTGCAGATGAAAATTTGATTGGCGATTTCGCTTACGGCAGTAATACGAAAGAATTTACGCCAGTTGAAGCGTTGTTGCATAATGCGCGCAGCATGGCGCAGGATTCTGCCAACTGGTTACATACGCCAATTCAAGGGAAATAA